One Trueperaceae bacterium DNA segment encodes these proteins:
- a CDS encoding cold-shock protein, which yields MATGKVKWFSSEKGFGFIEQGGGQPDVFVHFSAIQGSGFRNLNEGDEVTFDVEQGKKGLQAANVVVTASAAGSRY from the coding sequence ATGGCAACAGGCAAGGTCAAGTGGTTCAGCAGCGAGAAGGGCTTCGGCTTCATCGAACAGGGCGGCGGTCAACCCGACGTCTTCGTTCACTTCTCCGCCATCCAGGGTTCGGGCTTCCGTAACCTCAACGAGGGCGACGAGGTCACCTTCGACGTCGAGCAGGGCAAGAAGGGCCTCCAGGCGGCCAACGTGGTCGTCACGGCCAGCGCTGCCGGCAGCCGCTACTGA
- a CDS encoding YbaN family protein, with the protein MPPERSGGEPHEAPTVEEPRAAAGSAPAPGRQWVDYSSEVRLLRHPLLRAGFVVAGFVAVGLGVVGYIVPGMPGTVFLLIATWFFAQSSPRFYNWVMNHRLFGPLIRDYRAGKGIPRWVKWYASAIILAVSSFSAWLVGVQRGNAVVGSLIVLTALFGVWYVFHVPTKAADPVARGRT; encoded by the coding sequence ATGCCGCCGGAACGTTCAGGTGGAGAGCCTCACGAGGCCCCCACGGTCGAGGAACCGCGCGCCGCCGCCGGCTCGGCGCCGGCCCCCGGGCGGCAGTGGGTCGACTACAGCTCCGAGGTGAGGCTGCTGCGGCACCCGCTGCTGCGGGCGGGGTTCGTGGTCGCCGGGTTCGTGGCGGTCGGCCTCGGCGTGGTCGGCTACATCGTCCCCGGCATGCCGGGGACCGTGTTCCTCCTGATCGCCACGTGGTTCTTCGCCCAGTCGAGCCCCCGTTTCTACAACTGGGTGATGAACCATCGGCTGTTCGGTCCCCTCATCCGCGACTACCGAGCAGGCAAGGGGATCCCCAGGTGGGTCAAGTGGTACGCGTCCGCCATCATCCTCGCCGTGTCGTCTTTCAGCGCGTGGCTGGTCGGCGTGCAGCGCGGCAACGCCGTCGTGGGGTCGCTCATCGTGCTCACGGCGTTGTTCGGAGTGTGGTACGTGTTCCACGTGCCGACCAAGGCGGCCGACCCGGTGGCGCGCGGCCGCACCTGA
- a CDS encoding ABC transporter substrate-binding protein, with translation MKRLVALLTLALVMAVAQAADPGVTDTEILIGNWGPQSGPAAAWGSVTTAVDAYFRYINDQGGIHGRKLVLDSRDDGYDPARTVAAVRELIDRDQVFAFVAGVGTANGLAAMPLLQRAGVPWVGPATGSEVFAEQSNGLIFTTFTDYVVEATLMTRYAVETLGSKNIAIFYQNDGYGQAGLRGLEAEVERLRAAGHDVTVGDKVSYERGTTNQGVQALRLAGSGADSVLLFSDPTAAATLVSEFQRLDFKPQMLATVTLLDPALMANPGMQGALFSVFLRLPSVIVGEGNGDPIADQIYRDVIVAYAPEIARDPFRALAGVAFAEPMVLALQAAGPDLTRASFIEALKGIENYTEGLYHDLTFGDSYRGNNSVMLLQVTPQGLRPVSDWLSL, from the coding sequence ATGAAGCGTCTCGTCGCGCTACTCACCCTCGCCCTCGTCATGGCGGTCGCGCAGGCGGCCGACCCGGGGGTGACCGACACGGAGATCCTCATCGGCAACTGGGGGCCGCAGTCCGGGCCAGCCGCGGCGTGGGGTTCCGTCACCACCGCCGTCGACGCCTACTTCCGCTACATCAACGACCAGGGGGGCATCCACGGCCGCAAGCTCGTGCTCGACTCGCGCGACGACGGTTACGACCCGGCCCGCACCGTGGCGGCCGTGCGCGAGCTCATCGACCGCGACCAGGTGTTCGCCTTCGTGGCCGGCGTCGGCACGGCCAACGGCCTCGCCGCCATGCCGCTCCTGCAGCGCGCGGGAGTGCCGTGGGTCGGCCCGGCCACGGGCTCCGAGGTGTTCGCCGAGCAGTCGAACGGGTTGATCTTCACGACCTTCACCGACTACGTCGTCGAGGCCACGCTGATGACGCGCTACGCCGTCGAGACCCTCGGCAGCAAGAACATCGCCATCTTCTACCAGAACGACGGCTACGGCCAGGCCGGCCTGCGTGGGCTCGAGGCCGAGGTCGAGCGGCTCCGCGCGGCGGGCCACGACGTGACGGTCGGCGACAAGGTGAGTTACGAGCGCGGCACCACCAACCAGGGCGTGCAGGCGCTGCGCCTGGCGGGCTCCGGCGCCGACTCGGTGCTGCTCTTCTCCGACCCGACGGCGGCCGCCACGCTCGTGAGCGAGTTCCAGCGCCTCGACTTCAAGCCGCAGATGCTGGCCACCGTCACCCTGCTCGACCCGGCGTTGATGGCCAACCCGGGCATGCAGGGCGCCCTCTTCTCCGTGTTCCTCCGCCTGCCGTCGGTGATCGTGGGCGAGGGCAACGGCGACCCGATCGCCGACCAGATCTACCGCGACGTCATCGTGGCGTACGCCCCCGAGATCGCGCGCGACCCGTTCAGGGCGCTGGCGGGCGTGGCGTTCGCGGAGCCGATGGTGCTGGCGCTCCAGGCGGCCGGTCCCGACCTGACGCGCGCCTCCTTCATCGAGGCCCTCAAGGGCATCGAGAACTACACCGAAGGGCTCTATCACGACCTGACGTTCGGTGATAGCTACAGGGGCAACAACTCCGTCATGCTCCTGCAGGTGACGCCGCAGGGCCTGCGGCCGGTCTCCGACTGGCTGTCCCTCTGA
- a CDS encoding GNAT family N-acetyltransferase yields MVRAGRERALLLAAWRREFTREALPGEALTARAAAAVVGSELAWREGGLWLWEVDGEPVSMAGARGPTRHGIRIGPVYTPPVQRGRGYAGALTAELTRLLLAAGRAHVTLFTDAANPVSNRLYQAIGYRRVGEQDVHDFGPGEGGGDPA; encoded by the coding sequence ATGGTGCGCGCCGGACGCGAACGCGCCCTTCTCCTCGCCGCTTGGCGCCGGGAGTTCACGCGAGAGGCACTGCCCGGGGAGGCGCTCACGGCGCGGGCCGCGGCGGCTGTCGTCGGGTCCGAGCTGGCGTGGCGGGAGGGCGGCCTGTGGCTGTGGGAGGTGGACGGCGAGCCGGTCAGCATGGCGGGCGCGCGAGGTCCAACCCGCCACGGCATCCGCATCGGGCCCGTCTACACGCCCCCCGTCCAGCGCGGCCGGGGTTACGCCGGCGCCCTCACGGCCGAGCTCACCCGCCTTCTCCTTGCCGCGGGCCGCGCTCACGTCACGCTGTTCACGGACGCCGCCAACCCGGTCTCTAACCGGCTCTACCAGGCGATCGGCTACCGCCGGGTGGGGGAGCAGGACGTGCACGACTTCGGTCCCGGCGAGGGCGGCGGGGATCCGGCCTGA
- a CDS encoding aminotransferase class IV, producing MEAPPPEPFETLRHDEGFVRLDAHLARLARSCGYLGIGFSPRAARERLLAAAAELRGPARVRLQVTRSGDLLVTTAPLPVEAPEPVLVGVALERCDERDPLRRHKTTARALYDLATARAAAAGLADVVFLNRLGAVAEGAISNVFARRGAELVTPPTSAGALPGVLRGELIATGACREGELSLADLEAGEFYLGNSLRGLRRAVLAPGLVRVVDG from the coding sequence ATGGAGGCGCCGCCACCAGAACCGTTCGAGACCCTCCGCCACGACGAGGGGTTCGTGCGTCTCGACGCGCACCTCGCCAGGCTCGCTCGGTCCTGCGGCTACCTCGGCATCGGCTTCTCGCCCCGCGCGGCGCGCGAGCGCCTCCTCGCCGCCGCGGCGGAGCTGAGGGGTCCGGCGCGCGTGCGGCTGCAGGTGACGCGCTCCGGCGATTTACTGGTGACGACGGCGCCCCTCCCGGTGGAGGCGCCCGAGCCCGTGCTCGTGGGGGTGGCGCTCGAACGGTGCGACGAACGCGACCCGCTCAGGCGCCACAAGACCACGGCGCGCGCTCTCTACGACCTGGCCACGGCGCGCGCCGCCGCGGCCGGCCTGGCCGACGTCGTGTTCCTCAACAGGCTCGGGGCGGTGGCGGAGGGCGCCATAAGCAACGTCTTCGCGCGGCGAGGCGCTGAGCTCGTGACGCCACCCACCAGCGCGGGCGCCCTGCCCGGCGTGCTGCGCGGGGAGCTCATCGCCACCGGCGCCTGCCGCGAGGGCGAGTTGAGCCTGGCCGACCTCGAGGCGGGCGAGTTCTACCTCGGCAACTCGCTCCGCGGCCTGCGCCGCGCGGTGCTCGCGCCCGGCCTCGTCCGGGTCGTCGACGGTTGA
- a CDS encoding ABC transporter ATP-binding protein — protein sequence MATLLELDHLTLTFRGLTALAEVSTVVNEGEVVALIGPNGAGKTSLFNVICGFYRPQAGAVRWRGEVITGTPPHMVARLGIGRSFQNIELFKTLTCLDNLLLGRHLHVRSNLFSAMFSTRAWVRDEVAQRRRAEELMDLLDLQAYRNQPVGALPYGVQKLIEVARALATEPRLLLLDEPAAGMTVEEKDDMMVTLLRLRRDLNLTMLVVEHDLRVVSRLADRVVVLDHGMKIADGTPAQVQDDPAVVRAYLGTTRLAERPDQTAVGAPT from the coding sequence GTGGCAACGCTATTGGAACTCGACCACCTGACGCTGACGTTCAGGGGGCTCACGGCCCTCGCTGAGGTGTCGACCGTGGTGAACGAGGGCGAGGTCGTCGCCCTCATCGGCCCCAACGGGGCGGGCAAGACCAGCCTGTTCAACGTGATCTGCGGCTTCTACCGCCCCCAGGCGGGCGCGGTGCGTTGGCGGGGCGAGGTCATCACCGGCACCCCGCCCCACATGGTGGCGCGGCTCGGGATCGGCCGCTCCTTCCAGAACATCGAGCTCTTCAAGACCCTGACCTGCCTCGACAACCTGCTCCTGGGCCGTCACCTGCACGTGCGCTCGAACCTGTTCTCCGCCATGTTCTCCACCCGTGCCTGGGTGAGGGACGAGGTCGCGCAACGCCGTCGCGCCGAGGAGCTCATGGACCTCCTCGACCTGCAGGCCTACCGCAACCAACCCGTCGGCGCCCTCCCCTACGGGGTGCAGAAGCTGATCGAGGTGGCCCGCGCGTTGGCGACCGAACCGAGGCTCCTGCTCCTCGACGAGCCCGCGGCCGGCATGACCGTCGAGGAGAAGGACGACATGATGGTCACGCTGCTGCGCCTCAGGCGCGACCTCAACCTGACCATGCTCGTCGTCGAGCACGACCTCCGCGTGGTGAGTCGCCTGGCCGATCGGGTGGTGGTCCTCGATCACGGCATGAAGATCGCCGACGGCACCCCGGCGCAGGTGCAGGACGACCCGGCCGTGGTGCGCGCCTACCTCGGCACCACGCGGCTCGCGGAGCGACCGGACCAGACCGCCGTCGGGGCGCCAACGTGA
- a CDS encoding ABC transporter ATP-binding protein, translating to MTATRGAPRRGGSAGDASSVSLAQQLRDLRATLGLVWRANPWFTAGLAGLSVVQALLPAANLWIAKLLLDAVAAAIAGELGSPGEALGRMLGLLLLQLGLTATVSVVGTVQGSLRELLGDSLQNRISRLILAKAGQLELAQFEDPKSYDALQNAYREVGTRPLGVFTQVVALGQAVLTLGSVSALMVQLGWVVVPLVLVASVPGVVASSRFGTEGYRMLRRFATDARRQNYLGQLLTNDQAVKEIRLFGFGDYLLQRWQEYYLRFRRQLVSLTLRRSGWGLAASLFSTGMVGAATYLVLRRAAAGLVTVGDFGLFIQGIAQLQGQFGNLLSGFSGIYQHLLYMRNLFEFLELPTGLAEEGEEWRGAITDIEFEAVSFRYPLTEEDVLHAVSFKVSRSETLALVGENGAGKSTIVKLMTALYRPTAGRILVNGLDAARFSAASLRAEMSTVFQDFGTYQMTVRENIAIGDVGGGMPGRMEGGAADEAARAPGEGAAAAAVRSAAERAGADRFIAELPDGYDNMLGRWFEGGRQLSGGQWQRIALARLYYRGGSVLIFDEPTSALDADAEFEVIETLRKQARGRIAVVVSHRFSTVRLADRIVVLSAGTITERGSHDELTLLGGTYARMFNRQARGYLQGYEAD from the coding sequence GTGACGGCGACTCGCGGCGCCCCGCGGCGCGGCGGCTCGGCCGGCGACGCGTCGAGCGTGTCGCTAGCGCAGCAGCTCCGCGACCTGCGCGCCACCCTCGGGCTGGTGTGGCGGGCCAACCCCTGGTTCACGGCCGGCCTGGCCGGGCTTAGCGTGGTGCAGGCGCTCCTGCCGGCCGCCAACCTGTGGATCGCCAAGCTCCTGCTCGACGCCGTGGCAGCCGCCATCGCGGGCGAGCTCGGGTCGCCGGGTGAGGCGCTCGGCCGCATGCTGGGCCTGCTCCTCCTGCAGCTCGGGCTCACGGCGACCGTGAGCGTGGTAGGCACCGTTCAGGGTTCGCTTCGCGAGCTGCTCGGGGACTCGCTGCAGAACCGCATCAGCCGCCTCATCCTCGCGAAGGCGGGTCAACTCGAGCTCGCGCAGTTCGAGGACCCCAAGAGCTACGACGCGCTGCAGAACGCCTACCGCGAGGTCGGCACGCGCCCGTTGGGCGTGTTCACGCAGGTGGTGGCCCTCGGGCAGGCGGTCCTGACGCTCGGCTCGGTCAGCGCGCTCATGGTGCAACTCGGCTGGGTCGTGGTGCCGCTCGTGCTGGTCGCCTCCGTCCCGGGGGTCGTCGCCTCGTCGCGTTTCGGCACCGAGGGGTACCGGATGCTCAGGCGCTTCGCGACCGACGCGCGGCGCCAGAACTACCTGGGCCAGCTCCTGACGAACGACCAGGCCGTGAAGGAGATCCGGCTGTTCGGCTTCGGCGACTACCTGCTGCAACGGTGGCAGGAGTACTACCTCAGGTTCAGGCGCCAGCTCGTGTCGCTCACCTTGAGGCGCAGCGGCTGGGGCCTGGCGGCGTCGCTCTTCTCCACCGGCATGGTCGGAGCCGCCACCTACCTCGTGCTGCGGCGCGCCGCGGCGGGACTGGTGACGGTGGGCGACTTCGGCCTGTTCATCCAGGGGATCGCGCAGCTGCAGGGCCAGTTCGGCAACCTGCTCTCGGGCTTCAGCGGCATCTACCAGCACCTGCTCTACATGCGCAACCTATTCGAGTTCCTCGAGCTGCCGACCGGTCTGGCCGAGGAGGGCGAGGAGTGGAGGGGCGCGATCACCGACATCGAGTTCGAGGCGGTGAGCTTCCGCTACCCGTTGACGGAAGAGGACGTACTCCACGCCGTGTCGTTCAAGGTGTCCCGCTCCGAGACGCTGGCGCTGGTCGGGGAGAACGGCGCGGGCAAGTCGACCATCGTGAAGCTGATGACCGCGCTCTACCGGCCTACCGCTGGCCGCATCCTCGTGAACGGCCTCGACGCCGCTCGCTTCAGCGCCGCCAGCCTCCGCGCGGAGATGAGCACCGTGTTCCAGGACTTCGGGACGTATCAGATGACGGTGAGGGAGAACATCGCCATCGGCGACGTGGGGGGCGGGATGCCCGGCCGCATGGAGGGTGGCGCCGCCGACGAGGCCGCGAGAGCGCCGGGCGAGGGCGCCGCGGCCGCGGCGGTGCGGTCTGCCGCGGAGCGCGCCGGGGCCGACCGCTTCATCGCCGAGCTGCCCGACGGTTACGACAACATGCTGGGCAGGTGGTTCGAGGGCGGCCGCCAGCTCTCGGGGGGCCAGTGGCAGCGCATCGCGCTGGCGCGCCTCTACTACCGAGGCGGGTCCGTGCTCATCTTCGACGAGCCCACCAGCGCCCTCGACGCCGACGCGGAGTTCGAGGTGATCGAGACGCTGCGTAAGCAGGCGCGGGGCCGCATCGCCGTCGTCGTCTCCCACCGCTTCAGCACCGTGCGCCTGGCGGACCGGATCGTGGTCCTCAGCGCCGGCACCATCACCGAGCGCGGCTCGCACGATGAGCTCACGCTGCTCGGCGGCACGTACGCTCGCATGTTCAACCGCCAAGCGCGCGGCTACCTCCAGGGGTACGAAGCCGACTAG
- a CDS encoding OsmC family peroxiredoxin: protein MPITKANAHWTGSLKDGKGDMELASGAYRGPFSFVSRFERGAGPETGTNPEELLAAAHAGCFSMALSGQLTSAGHAPVSIESTAAVTMERIDGAMTISKSHIVTKVKVEGIEDADFQRAVDAAAKTCPVSRALAGVTITVEATRL from the coding sequence ATGCCGATCACCAAAGCCAACGCTCACTGGACCGGGTCGCTGAAGGACGGCAAGGGCGACATGGAACTGGCCAGCGGCGCGTACCGCGGTCCGTTCTCGTTCGTCTCGCGCTTCGAGCGCGGCGCCGGGCCGGAGACGGGCACCAACCCCGAGGAGTTGTTGGCGGCCGCTCACGCCGGCTGCTTCTCCATGGCGCTATCGGGCCAGTTGACGAGCGCGGGTCACGCCCCCGTCAGCATCGAGTCGACGGCGGCGGTGACGATGGAGCGGATCGACGGCGCCATGACCATCAGCAAGAGCCACATCGTCACGAAGGTGAAGGTGGAGGGCATAGAGGACGCCGACTTCCAGCGAGCGGTCGATGCCGCGGCCAAGACGTGCCCGGTGTCGCGCGCGCTCGCCGGCGTGACGATAACCGTGGAGGCCACGCGCCTGTAG
- a CDS encoding ABC transporter ATP-binding protein: MSAPLLELRTVESGYHKQLRVLKGVSLSVTAGTCVAVLGSNGAGKSTMLKTVMSLIDDEPRKGSVLVMGKNMTRAATERISQAGIAYVVEDRGMFPDLTVAESLKLGAFHRTDRATVKSDLERMFGYFPRLAERLHQDSGTLSGGEQQMLAIARALMSRPKLLMLDEPSLGLAPMLVEEIFGVIRDINREGMGILLVEQNANQALAIADYGYVLEGGRFVLEGSADELRANENVQEFYLGVRTGGDEPRLHVRRRRRRWN, encoded by the coding sequence GTGAGCGCGCCGCTGCTCGAGCTCCGCACCGTCGAGAGCGGCTACCACAAGCAACTGCGCGTGCTCAAGGGCGTGTCGTTGAGCGTGACGGCCGGCACCTGCGTGGCGGTGCTCGGCTCCAACGGCGCCGGCAAGAGCACGATGCTCAAGACGGTGATGAGCCTCATCGACGACGAGCCGCGCAAGGGCAGCGTGCTCGTCATGGGCAAGAACATGACGCGGGCCGCAACGGAACGCATCTCGCAGGCGGGCATCGCCTACGTGGTGGAGGACCGCGGCATGTTCCCCGACCTCACCGTGGCGGAGAGCCTCAAGCTCGGCGCCTTCCACCGCACCGACCGGGCGACCGTGAAGAGCGACCTGGAGCGGATGTTCGGCTACTTCCCGCGGTTGGCGGAGCGCCTCCACCAGGACTCCGGCACGCTGTCGGGCGGCGAGCAGCAGATGCTAGCCATCGCCCGGGCGCTCATGAGCCGCCCGAAGCTCCTGATGCTCGACGAGCCGAGCCTCGGCCTCGCCCCCATGCTCGTCGAGGAGATCTTCGGCGTGATCCGCGACATCAACCGTGAGGGCATGGGCATCCTGCTGGTGGAGCAGAACGCCAACCAGGCGCTCGCCATCGCCGATTACGGCTACGTGTTGGAGGGTGGGCGTTTCGTGCTCGAGGGCAGCGCCGACGAACTGCGCGCCAACGAGAACGTGCAGGAGTTCTACCTCGGCGTGCGAACGGGCGGCGACGAGCCGCGCCTCCACGTGAGACGCAGGCGCCGCCGCTGGAACTGA